The Pseudarthrobacter sp. NS4 genome includes a window with the following:
- a CDS encoding glycosyltransferase, translating to MQSELIVLSHLRWDWVWQRPQHLVSRLGSRCSTWYVEEPLTPSPDFSGKNRMNYTRVDGLNRAWLEIPEQGHHVGFFDDVLPDYIAQLPGLLGEPAGERVVWLYTPLALELALSLNPTTLVYDVMDDLAAFKDAPPELVVRQRQALRRADVVFAGGRSLHRSMVRQGRKDTRLFPSGVEPEHYRCPTTSGRAPGQRPVAGYVGVLDERLDLGLIDGLARALPEWDIRMYGPVAKIDPASLPQAPNISYLGYTSYADLPAAMAGLDVALMPFALNEATRSISPTKTLEYLAAGLPVVSTRVRDVVADFPSIVHLRNNAAGFASLCRQLGQRDPSRGPNARTRDLLKKYHWDAIAAQMARFVFAASLQEPEPVGAEATA from the coding sequence ATGCAGAGTGAACTGATCGTCTTGTCGCATCTCCGCTGGGACTGGGTCTGGCAGCGGCCCCAGCATCTTGTCTCCCGCCTGGGTTCCCGCTGTTCCACCTGGTACGTGGAGGAGCCGCTCACTCCCTCGCCGGACTTCTCGGGGAAGAACCGGATGAACTATACCCGTGTTGACGGGCTGAACCGCGCCTGGCTGGAGATCCCGGAGCAGGGCCACCACGTCGGCTTTTTCGACGACGTCCTGCCGGACTATATCGCCCAGCTCCCCGGGCTGCTGGGCGAACCGGCCGGGGAACGCGTGGTCTGGCTGTACACCCCGCTGGCCTTGGAACTTGCCCTCTCACTGAACCCCACTACCCTGGTCTACGACGTCATGGACGATCTCGCCGCGTTCAAGGATGCCCCGCCGGAGCTGGTGGTGCGGCAGCGGCAGGCACTGCGCCGGGCCGACGTCGTCTTTGCCGGCGGCCGTTCATTGCACCGGTCCATGGTCCGGCAGGGCCGGAAGGACACCCGGCTGTTCCCCAGCGGTGTTGAGCCGGAGCACTACCGCTGCCCGACGACGTCGGGCCGGGCGCCCGGGCAGCGTCCCGTTGCGGGGTATGTGGGGGTGCTGGACGAGCGGCTGGACCTCGGCCTCATCGACGGGCTCGCCCGGGCCCTGCCGGAGTGGGACATCCGGATGTACGGGCCGGTGGCAAAGATCGATCCGGCCAGCTTGCCGCAGGCGCCCAACATCAGCTACCTCGGGTACACCAGCTACGCCGATCTCCCCGCGGCCATGGCCGGGCTGGACGTGGCGCTTATGCCGTTCGCGCTGAACGAGGCAACACGTTCCATCAGCCCCACCAAGACGCTCGAGTACCTCGCCGCGGGGTTGCCGGTCGTCTCCACCCGGGTGCGGGATGTGGTGGCGGATTTCCCGTCCATCGTGCACCTGCGCAACAACGCTGCCGGGTTTGCCTCACTGTGCCGGCAGCTGGGGCAGCGGGATCCGTCGCGGGGTCCGAACGCCCGGACCCGGGATCTGCTGAAGAAGTATCACTGGGACGCCATAGCTGCACAGATGGCCCGGTTCGTGTTTGCAGCCAGCCTCCAGGAGCCGGAGCCGGTCGGGGCGGAGGCGACCGCATAA
- a CDS encoding family 1 glycosylhydrolase: MTAEKALQPQTPLELIGAFESTYLPRHDTDIFESTAHDVNWKQDLGLLAGCGVTRLRYPVRWHRVEYDEGVFDWSDTDKVLHHLRDHGFQPIVDLVHHTSYPRWLEGGFADPRFGDAYLRYTAEFARRYPWVQEYTLFNEPFSTLFLTGHEAIWPPYQKGLGNFVAQILNVLPAVAEASRAYAELLPGARHVWVDTCEHHTGSGANGSAYARMANERRFLVLDSFLGRGYDPEGPMAAPLRESGGEALLDLVPGRIDVLGLDYYAHCQWHFDDKGGAPNTPFPLPLAQQIYLYWDRYRMPCMVTETNVRGRTSDRATWFKYVLEQCERARSMGVPLEGLCWFPVIDSTDWDSLLYRNDGHIDPVGVYWLDSELARQPSIMSESYSKAAAGTPSNELPAYTLGEPVATWLRGYQPQMTHWNWTQAPDADQGNSLPRTETRMELRIVNAE; encoded by the coding sequence GTGACTGCGGAAAAGGCACTGCAGCCACAGACACCTCTTGAGCTGATCGGCGCGTTCGAGAGCACGTACCTGCCGCGGCATGACACGGACATCTTCGAGTCCACTGCGCATGACGTGAACTGGAAGCAGGACCTGGGCCTGCTGGCCGGCTGCGGAGTCACCCGGCTGCGCTATCCGGTGCGCTGGCACCGGGTGGAGTACGACGAAGGGGTTTTCGACTGGTCGGACACGGATAAGGTCCTCCACCACCTCCGGGACCACGGCTTCCAGCCCATCGTGGACCTGGTGCACCACACCAGTTACCCGCGCTGGCTGGAGGGCGGCTTCGCGGACCCCCGTTTCGGGGACGCCTACCTGCGGTACACCGCGGAGTTCGCCAGGCGCTACCCCTGGGTGCAGGAATACACGCTGTTCAACGAGCCCTTTTCCACGCTGTTCCTCACCGGCCACGAGGCCATCTGGCCGCCGTACCAAAAGGGCCTGGGCAACTTCGTGGCGCAAATCCTGAACGTCCTGCCTGCGGTGGCCGAAGCCAGCCGCGCCTACGCGGAGCTGCTGCCCGGTGCCAGGCATGTATGGGTGGACACCTGCGAACACCACACCGGGTCCGGCGCGAACGGATCAGCGTACGCACGTATGGCGAACGAGCGCCGGTTCCTGGTGCTGGACAGCTTCCTGGGCCGGGGATATGACCCCGAGGGGCCCATGGCCGCGCCGCTCCGCGAATCCGGGGGAGAGGCGCTGCTGGACCTGGTGCCCGGCCGGATCGATGTACTGGGACTGGACTACTACGCCCACTGCCAATGGCATTTTGATGACAAGGGCGGCGCTCCCAACACCCCGTTCCCGTTGCCACTGGCACAGCAGATCTACCTTTACTGGGACCGCTACCGGATGCCATGCATGGTCACTGAAACCAATGTCCGCGGCCGCACCTCGGACCGCGCCACCTGGTTCAAGTACGTGCTGGAGCAGTGTGAGCGGGCACGGAGCATGGGCGTGCCGCTGGAGGGCCTGTGCTGGTTCCCCGTGATCGATTCCACGGACTGGGATTCGCTCCTGTACCGCAACGACGGCCACATCGATCCTGTGGGGGTGTACTGGCTGGACTCCGAACTGGCCCGGCAGCCGTCCATCATGTCCGAGTCCTACTCGAAAGCCGCCGCGGGGACCCCCTCCAACGAACTTCCCGCCTATACGCTCGGCGAACCCGTGGCCACCTGGCTGCGCGGCTACCAGCCCCAGATGACGCACTGGAACTGGACGCAGGCCCCTGACGCGGACCAGGGAAACAGCCTTCCCCGCACGGAGACACGAATGGAATTGAGGATAGTCAATGCAGAGTGA
- a CDS encoding DUF6752 domain-containing protein encodes MKDPSNDPLIEPLADPLEEINLRLAVAATDIAELRAEVARLDRDLDESRRLNLRAAELLDLVYEHLAGPPAPGAPAAEAASGIASGTAAGAAT; translated from the coding sequence ATGAAAGACCCCAGTAACGACCCTCTGATTGAGCCCTTGGCTGACCCGCTGGAGGAGATCAACCTGCGGCTGGCCGTGGCCGCCACGGACATTGCCGAACTGCGTGCGGAAGTGGCCAGGCTGGACCGGGACCTGGACGAATCGCGGCGACTGAACCTGCGGGCCGCGGAACTGCTGGACCTGGTGTACGAGCACCTGGCCGGCCCCCCTGCGCCAGGCGCCCCTGCGGCAGAAGCCGCATCGGGAATTGCATCGGGAACCGCCGCGGGAGCGGCGACGTGA
- a CDS encoding class I SAM-dependent methyltransferase, with the protein MSQDVETATHSIHADRLSLTLAGPPIPADAKLSILLGGRPIWNIRAGDAARPGPGGGSVIDWPPALAGRLSGWAQLTVLRDGMPLGPMTAVAFDGAPHEFSLEEPGTGMPQIVNKWGRIARNFEGQRAHLVDEALDEACTVIEWMRSRGQELFVTGGTLLGPVRDGRIMPGDDDVDLAYLSRHRNPSDIVLEGFELERALHAQGYETVRHSAGHLQLLFPGTDGTDRFYLDIFTYFIAGGWFHGTFHARERSEKVPIFPLGTLTINGRQLPAPADPKAMLAAIYGPGWRTPDPAFRFVTPPAARRRYDNWLGSLDGDRENWEDHHRALLAGGLPAGEPGGGQRPAAWAEQLARELGKGSRILELGCGLGADARHFADQGHHVVAVDYSRPAIEALETFRTDSGGSLHVRRVNLNSLRQTAPLAKLANTGTGPLHVYARFLLNSLNEQGQENTLTLLGHLLRNQAAVATAFLEFQAEAAGPPFPGARFHHAVDAAALRAALAALGLETKEVPPHPGHLDPGAVSTLRLKVRALP; encoded by the coding sequence ATGAGCCAGGACGTGGAAACGGCCACGCACAGCATCCACGCGGACCGGCTCTCACTGACCCTGGCCGGGCCGCCTATTCCCGCGGACGCCAAACTGTCCATCCTGCTTGGCGGCCGGCCCATCTGGAACATCCGCGCCGGCGATGCCGCGCGCCCCGGTCCCGGGGGCGGCAGCGTGATCGACTGGCCACCGGCCCTGGCCGGGCGCCTTTCCGGCTGGGCACAGCTCACCGTGCTGCGGGATGGAATGCCGTTGGGCCCGATGACGGCAGTCGCCTTTGACGGGGCACCGCACGAGTTCTCGCTGGAGGAGCCCGGCACCGGGATGCCGCAGATCGTCAACAAGTGGGGCCGGATTGCCCGCAATTTCGAGGGGCAGCGGGCGCACCTGGTGGATGAGGCCCTGGACGAGGCCTGCACGGTCATCGAGTGGATGCGGAGCCGCGGCCAGGAGCTCTTTGTCACCGGCGGAACCCTGCTGGGCCCGGTGCGTGACGGCCGGATCATGCCCGGCGATGACGATGTGGACCTGGCCTACCTGAGCCGGCACCGGAACCCGTCGGACATCGTGCTGGAGGGCTTCGAGCTGGAACGGGCCCTGCACGCCCAGGGCTACGAAACGGTCCGGCATTCGGCAGGCCACCTGCAGCTGCTGTTCCCGGGGACGGACGGCACGGACCGGTTCTACCTGGACATCTTCACCTATTTCATCGCCGGCGGCTGGTTCCACGGCACGTTCCACGCCCGGGAGCGCAGCGAAAAGGTGCCCATCTTCCCGCTGGGCACCCTCACCATTAATGGCCGGCAGCTGCCCGCACCTGCCGATCCGAAAGCCATGCTCGCGGCCATTTACGGGCCCGGCTGGCGTACCCCGGACCCGGCGTTCCGCTTCGTTACGCCGCCAGCCGCCCGGCGTCGCTATGACAACTGGCTGGGCAGCCTGGACGGGGACCGGGAGAACTGGGAGGACCATCACCGGGCACTGCTTGCCGGCGGGCTTCCGGCTGGGGAGCCAGGCGGGGGCCAGCGGCCGGCAGCCTGGGCGGAGCAGCTGGCACGGGAACTCGGAAAGGGTTCCCGGATCCTGGAGCTGGGCTGCGGCCTCGGCGCGGATGCCCGGCACTTCGCCGATCAGGGGCACCACGTGGTGGCGGTGGACTACAGCAGGCCAGCCATCGAAGCACTGGAGACGTTCCGCACGGATTCCGGCGGGTCCCTGCACGTCCGGCGGGTGAACCTGAACAGCCTCCGGCAAACAGCCCCGCTGGCAAAGCTGGCGAACACGGGCACCGGTCCGCTTCACGTCTATGCCCGGTTTCTCCTGAACTCGCTCAACGAGCAGGGCCAGGAGAACACCCTGACGCTGCTGGGGCACCTGTTGCGCAACCAGGCCGCAGTTGCCACGGCATTCCTCGAGTTCCAGGCGGAGGCGGCCGGGCCACCGTTCCCTGGGGCGCGCTTCCACCATGCGGTGGATGCGGCTGCGCTGCGGGCGGCGCTCGCGGCCCTTGGCCTGGAAACAAAGGAAGTTCCACCACACCCCGGGCATCTCGACCCGGGCGCCGTCTCCACCCTTCGACTGAAAGTGAGGGCCCTGCCATGA
- a CDS encoding bifunctional cytidylyltransferase/SDR family oxidoreductase, with amino-acid sequence MEQQTPISPPGTSAAQRPHGTSRPWNAAVILAGGIGARMGLDIPKQFVPIAGRTSLEHTVELFQSCDLVDEIIVMMTPAYIPKARELLLDKRAHSKITAILPGGGDRSETSRLALDAVADKDANVIFHDAVRPLLDGDIIGACIRALDVYAAVDTAIPSADTIIEVDEDNFIRAVPPRAKLRRGQTPQAFRMPVIAQAYERACQDPDFAATDDCSVVLKYCPDVPIYVVEGDEANIKITQPIDIHIADKLFQLKHKTALPGGSIEGLRGSTVLVFGASSGIGLELVQQLEAEGALVVAQSRTGSGTFVEDRGCVVQALAGAAATHGRVDHVILTAGVLSVGPLAQLTDEQLHHDVDVNLTAAFIVAQESQRFLAESRGSLTLFASSSYTRGRANYTVYSATKAAIVNLTQALADEWSADGIRVNCISPSRTATPMRSRAFGVEEEGSLLPAAVVAAANLQVLASAMTGQVVDVRLPYTDTTHDSQLVAQP; translated from the coding sequence ATGGAACAGCAGACACCGATTTCCCCGCCGGGAACGTCCGCCGCGCAACGCCCGCACGGCACCTCCCGGCCATGGAATGCGGCCGTCATCCTCGCCGGTGGCATCGGCGCCAGGATGGGCCTGGACATCCCTAAACAGTTCGTCCCCATCGCGGGGCGTACCAGCCTTGAACACACGGTGGAGCTCTTCCAATCCTGTGACCTGGTGGACGAGATCATCGTCATGATGACCCCTGCCTACATTCCGAAAGCCCGGGAACTGCTGCTGGACAAACGCGCCCACAGCAAGATCACCGCGATACTTCCCGGCGGCGGGGACCGCAGCGAAACCTCCCGCCTGGCCCTGGACGCGGTCGCGGACAAGGACGCGAACGTCATCTTCCACGACGCCGTCCGCCCGCTGCTCGACGGCGACATTATCGGTGCATGCATCCGCGCACTCGACGTCTATGCCGCCGTCGATACCGCCATCCCCTCGGCGGACACCATCATCGAAGTGGACGAGGACAATTTCATCCGGGCCGTGCCTCCTCGGGCCAAGCTCCGCCGCGGGCAGACGCCCCAGGCGTTCCGCATGCCGGTGATCGCACAGGCCTATGAACGCGCCTGCCAGGACCCGGACTTCGCCGCCACCGATGACTGTTCCGTGGTGCTCAAGTATTGCCCGGACGTTCCCATCTACGTCGTGGAGGGGGACGAGGCCAACATCAAGATCACCCAGCCGATCGACATCCACATCGCGGACAAGCTGTTCCAGCTCAAGCACAAGACCGCGCTTCCCGGCGGCAGCATTGAGGGCCTGCGCGGATCAACGGTTCTGGTGTTCGGGGCAAGCTCCGGGATTGGCCTGGAGCTGGTGCAGCAGCTGGAAGCGGAAGGGGCGCTCGTCGTCGCACAGAGCCGGACCGGCAGCGGCACGTTTGTGGAGGACCGCGGCTGTGTGGTCCAGGCTCTGGCGGGCGCCGCCGCCACCCACGGCCGCGTGGACCACGTGATCCTCACGGCCGGCGTCCTCAGCGTGGGGCCGCTGGCCCAGCTCACGGATGAGCAGCTGCACCATGACGTGGACGTGAACCTCACCGCGGCTTTCATCGTTGCCCAGGAATCACAGCGGTTCCTGGCCGAAAGCAGGGGCTCTCTGACGCTGTTCGCCTCCAGCTCCTACACCCGGGGCCGGGCCAACTACACGGTCTACTCCGCCACCAAGGCAGCCATCGTGAACCTCACCCAGGCGCTGGCGGACGAGTGGAGCGCGGACGGCATCCGGGTGAACTGCATCAGTCCAAGCCGGACCGCCACGCCGATGCGCAGCCGGGCGTTCGGGGTGGAGGAGGAGGGCTCGCTGCTGCCGGCGGCGGTGGTGGCCGCCGCGAACCTGCAGGTGCTGGCCTCGGCCATGACGGGCCAGGTGGTGGATGTGCGGCTGCCGTACACGGACACTACGCACGATTCCCAGCTGGTGGCCCAGCCATGA
- a CDS encoding metallophosphoesterase has translation MQQLLKAEYPTPNHVLVHVTDPHFVAEGLLYGEMDPQLGLVEVLDAIEVSGINPQAIIFSGDLTDKGKGEAYRQLRTICEAYANRMGTRIIWAMGNHDERTNFQRFMLDEEPQPGPVDRRYNLGGLRVLVLDSSIPGFHHGEIGEDQLRWLADELETPADDGTLLVMHHPPVPPVQDLGVLSELRNQEGLARVLKGSDVVGILSGHTHCSVFSAFAGIPVSVAASTSYTQDLGLPSGAMQGRDGARSFNLVRLHGRTFVTAVVPVGTYREFGTPISADETRRRLEAAAITIPDKATNPPGGTLSGCK, from the coding sequence ATGCAGCAGCTCCTCAAGGCGGAATACCCCACCCCCAACCACGTGTTGGTGCACGTCACCGACCCGCATTTTGTCGCGGAAGGGCTGCTGTACGGGGAAATGGACCCGCAGTTGGGGCTGGTGGAGGTCCTGGACGCCATTGAAGTGAGCGGCATCAATCCCCAGGCCATCATCTTTTCCGGGGACCTCACGGACAAAGGCAAGGGCGAGGCGTACCGGCAGTTGAGGACCATCTGCGAGGCCTACGCCAACCGGATGGGGACGCGGATTATCTGGGCGATGGGAAATCACGACGAGCGCACCAACTTCCAACGCTTCATGCTGGACGAGGAGCCGCAGCCGGGTCCGGTGGACCGCCGCTACAACCTGGGTGGCCTCCGGGTCCTGGTCCTGGACTCCTCCATCCCGGGCTTCCATCACGGCGAGATCGGCGAAGACCAGTTGCGTTGGCTCGCGGACGAGCTGGAAACACCGGCCGATGACGGCACCCTCCTGGTGATGCACCACCCGCCGGTGCCCCCGGTTCAGGACCTCGGGGTGCTGTCCGAGCTCCGGAACCAGGAGGGCCTGGCCCGGGTCCTTAAAGGCAGCGACGTGGTCGGAATCCTCTCCGGCCACACCCACTGCTCCGTCTTCTCGGCGTTTGCCGGCATCCCGGTCTCAGTGGCGGCGTCCACCAGCTACACCCAGGATCTTGGGCTGCCGTCCGGGGCCATGCAGGGCCGGGACGGCGCCCGCTCCTTCAACCTGGTCCGCCTCCACGGCAGGACCTTCGTCACGGCCGTGGTGCCGGTGGGCACTTACCGCGAGTTCGGGACGCCCATCTCCGCAGACGAAACCCGCCGCCGGCTCGAGGCAGCGGCCATCACCATTCCTGACAAAGCCACCAACCCCCCGGGAGGCACCCTCAGCGGCTGCAAATAG
- a CDS encoding DUF1540 domain-containing protein: MTTHVADCSVTNCSFNDHTNCNAAAITVGGAENHAHCATFIDTGAHGGLPKVLADVGACQRSECVHNDHLMCNAAEVHVGPGKDNADCLTYSHT; this comes from the coding sequence ATGACAACGCACGTCGCGGACTGCAGCGTAACGAACTGTTCCTTTAACGACCACACCAACTGCAACGCCGCCGCCATCACCGTGGGCGGGGCCGAAAACCATGCCCATTGCGCCACGTTTATCGATACCGGTGCCCACGGCGGCCTGCCCAAGGTCCTCGCCGACGTCGGAGCCTGCCAGCGCAGCGAGTGCGTGCACAACGACCACCTGATGTGCAATGCCGCCGAAGTCCATGTTGGTCCGGGCAAGGACAATGCCGACTGCCTGACCTACTCACACACGTAA
- a CDS encoding GAF and ANTAR domain-containing protein codes for MNQLPLDDLTATIARIQGLLLTEEKVDRAVSLLAQAIKESMPGTPGSGVSLMDAEGKRTSSASTDALVARADAAQYELGEGPCITAWASEQVVIIDDVHTDPRWPRWRDSVLGLPVRSVVSAPLMAGKETLGALTIYSALPGQYDESTGRVLTLFAGTAATLLAHIQGHEAPLRMTESLKASLASRDAINRACGMLMERHGIDHDQAMRQMIHSARAAGATLVEVSGQLTTRVPPAEA; via the coding sequence ATGAATCAGCTGCCACTGGATGACCTGACCGCCACCATCGCGCGTATCCAGGGACTGCTGCTCACCGAGGAGAAGGTGGACCGCGCCGTCTCGCTCCTGGCCCAGGCCATCAAGGAATCCATGCCCGGCACGCCGGGTTCAGGGGTTTCGCTCATGGACGCCGAGGGCAAGCGGACCAGCAGCGCGTCAACGGATGCATTGGTCGCGCGGGCGGATGCCGCCCAGTATGAACTCGGCGAGGGTCCGTGCATCACTGCGTGGGCTTCGGAGCAGGTGGTCATCATTGACGACGTCCATACGGACCCGCGGTGGCCCCGGTGGCGGGACTCCGTTCTCGGGTTGCCGGTGCGTTCCGTGGTCAGCGCGCCGCTGATGGCCGGCAAGGAAACACTGGGCGCACTGACGATCTATTCCGCACTTCCCGGACAGTATGACGAGTCCACCGGCCGGGTCCTGACCCTGTTTGCGGGCACGGCTGCCACCTTGCTGGCGCACATCCAGGGCCACGAGGCACCGCTGCGTATGACGGAGAGCCTCAAAGCCAGCCTGGCCAGCCGGGACGCGATCAACCGCGCCTGCGGGATGCTGATGGAACGCCATGGCATCGACCATGACCAGGCGATGCGGCAGATGATCCACAGCGCTCGGGCGGCAGGTGCCACCCTGGTTGAGGTCAGCGGCCAGCTGACCACCAGGGTGCCGCCTGCAGAGGCGTAA
- a CDS encoding carbon-nitrogen hydrolase family protein has product MKVALGQFSAGTDPAENTTAAGLLMESAAEAGAELVVLPESSLFATSDGAGAVAAAAEDLDGPFVTAIASMAKRHGIAAVVGTYEKGPGGLPYNTLVALDSSGDVLGYYRKVHLYDAFGYRESDGISAGSPEEPLVFRLGGFRFGAFTCYDLRFPESARSAVDAGAEILLVPAMWIRGPGKEDHWATLLKARAIENTTYVLAANQTGALATGYSMVVDPAGVVIANAGEEPGLVLADLNRDRLEQVRSRVPVLANRRYAVVPHPKPLP; this is encoded by the coding sequence ATGAAAGTGGCATTGGGCCAGTTCAGTGCAGGAACGGACCCTGCTGAAAATACGACGGCGGCGGGCTTGCTTATGGAGTCGGCCGCGGAGGCCGGGGCGGAGCTTGTGGTGCTCCCGGAGTCCAGCCTTTTTGCCACCAGCGACGGCGCAGGTGCGGTCGCCGCAGCCGCCGAGGACCTGGACGGGCCGTTCGTCACCGCCATCGCAAGCATGGCGAAGCGGCACGGGATTGCGGCGGTGGTGGGAACCTACGAGAAGGGGCCCGGCGGGCTTCCCTACAACACCCTGGTGGCCCTGGACAGCAGTGGCGATGTCCTGGGGTACTACCGCAAGGTCCACCTCTACGACGCTTTTGGATACCGGGAAAGCGATGGAATTTCGGCCGGGAGCCCGGAGGAGCCGCTCGTGTTCCGCCTGGGAGGTTTCCGGTTCGGCGCGTTCACCTGTTACGACCTTCGCTTCCCGGAGAGCGCCCGGTCCGCAGTGGACGCCGGGGCTGAGATTCTGCTGGTGCCGGCCATGTGGATCCGCGGCCCGGGTAAGGAGGACCACTGGGCCACCCTGCTGAAGGCCCGGGCCATCGAGAACACCACATATGTCCTGGCTGCCAACCAGACAGGAGCGCTGGCTACGGGCTACTCCATGGTGGTTGACCCTGCCGGGGTGGTCATCGCCAACGCCGGGGAGGAGCCGGGGCTGGTGCTGGCGGACCTCAACCGGGACCGGCTGGAGCAGGTGCGCAGCCGGGTGCCGGTGCTGGCAAACCGCCGCTACGCCGTCGTGCCCCATCCCAAACCCCTGCCCTGA
- a CDS encoding cytochrome c oxidase subunit II, with amino-acid sequence MRRGAAILTGVGVLAALTSCSAEVQRGYLPGERDTTDNTPLITDLWVNSWIAAVIIGVITWGLMIWVIIAYRRRKNTVGFPAQMSYNLPLEVFYLSVPLMIVGVLFIFTDREQRAIDARDPDPDVIIDVRGKQWSWDFGYVKEDVHEDPGVQAHLNGEWGTPDRLPTLYLPVGKKVELQLNSRDVQHSFWVVEFLQKRDMYPGENQYHRFINITPNRTGEFTGKCAELCGEYHSEMLFKVRVVSQQEYDSHIAELRARGNTGILGDEYDRNPARPALEEGQQRTEP; translated from the coding sequence ATGCGGCGGGGAGCCGCTATATTGACCGGCGTCGGCGTCCTGGCGGCACTGACGTCCTGCAGTGCGGAGGTGCAGCGCGGCTACCTGCCCGGCGAACGGGACACCACGGACAACACTCCCCTGATCACCGATCTGTGGGTCAACTCCTGGATCGCGGCGGTCATCATCGGCGTGATCACCTGGGGCCTGATGATCTGGGTGATCATCGCCTACCGGCGCAGGAAAAACACTGTCGGGTTCCCGGCGCAGATGAGCTACAACCTGCCGCTGGAGGTTTTCTACCTGTCCGTGCCGCTCATGATTGTGGGCGTCCTCTTTATCTTCACTGACCGGGAACAGCGGGCCATCGATGCGCGGGACCCCGATCCTGACGTGATCATTGACGTCCGCGGAAAGCAATGGTCCTGGGACTTCGGCTACGTCAAGGAAGATGTCCATGAGGACCCGGGCGTCCAGGCCCACCTGAACGGCGAATGGGGCACTCCGGACCGGCTGCCCACCCTGTACCTCCCGGTGGGGAAAAAGGTGGAACTGCAGCTGAACTCCCGCGATGTCCAGCACTCGTTCTGGGTGGTGGAGTTCCTGCAGAAGCGCGACATGTACCCGGGCGAAAACCAGTACCACCGCTTCATCAACATCACCCCCAACCGCACAGGCGAATTCACCGGCAAATGCGCGGAGCTCTGCGGCGAATACCATTCCGAGATGCTGTTCAAGGTCCGTGTGGTGAGCCAACAGGAGTACGACAGCCACATCGCGGAACTCCGGGCCCGCGGCAACACCGGAATTTTGGGTGACGAATACGACCGGAACCCGGCACGGCCGGCCCTGGAAGAAGGACAGCAAAGGACGGAACCGTAA